CCTGTGCTCTGAACCACCatgctgggagttccctggtggcctagtggttagggtttcgcactttcactgccgagggcccggggttCAACCCCTgttgggggaactgagatctcacgAGCcttgtggcgcagccaaaaacaaaaacaaaagaaatcatgCTATACTACCTCCTGTGCTCAAGTTACCTAACTTCCAGGAGCCTCAGTTTGCCCCATCTCTCAAATCGGGATAACACCATCTACCTTACTGGATTGCCATAAGGATTAATGCACCTTTGTAGAATACCTGACTCGGtgctaaaacaaaaaagaaaagttgctaCCGGGTTCTCAGTAACAGATTTGCCAGGTCAATTGAGGTCAGTGGAGAGAGGCTGGGGACAGGATATAGAGGAGGCAGAAGTGTCCAGCACAGGGTCTCCTCCTTGCCTTCCCAGGCCCCCCTGACTGCCCCTCTCTGCCTGTCATCCCTGGTCCTGCCCAGGGTGGACTCCATCATGCTGGTGGAAGAGGGCTTCAGTGTGACAAGCGTGGATGCCAGTGACAAGATGCTGAAGTATGCGCTTAAAGAGCGCTGGAACCGGCGGCACGAGCCTGCCTTTGACAAGTGGGGTACGTGGGTCCAGCCAGGCGCCCTCAGCCCAGCCACCAAGGACACGGTTCTctctgccctgagctcctttagCTCCTGTGGtgggtgttttgttttcctcaagGGAGACAGTAAAACCACTGTCATTTCCCTGAAAAGGGAGGCTTAGGCACCAGAATGAGGTATTGAGTACGAGGGGCTAGTTTTAATTATGTTTATAGTGTCTTGTCTTTCCCCCAAATAAAAACCCGCTAAGCACAGAGCCTTTCTTCCCAACCATGGCTTcctcctccctgggcccctcTTCCCCTTCACCCTCCATGTCCATAATGATCCCCTCCCCCTGACTGGATGGGGAGTCCCTGTGTGTGTCttaaaggggaaactgaggcaggactCCACTTGGTGGAGGTGGGTACTGCTGGTACCATGGTGCCACCCTgatccctcttccccttcccggCCCTCAGTCATTGAAGAAGCCAACTGGATGACTCTGGACAAAGATGTGCCCCAGCCACCACGGGGTGGCTTCGATGCTGTCATCTGCCTTGGAAACAGTTTTGCCCACTTGCCAGACTGCAAAGGTGAGAGAGGATGTGGCCTTGGGCGTGGACACTGCTTTGAACTATATCCTTTCCATGCCCCTGGGGAGGAGAAAGATGGGAGGGAGACTGGTGCTGGGGGGCCCTGAGCAGACGCAGCCTCTCTGTCCCTGGCCGGCGGACTTCAGGGGACCAGAGTGAGCACCGGCTGGCCCTGAAGAACATCGCGAGCATGGTGAGGTCAGGGGGTGTGCTGGTCATCGATCATCGCAACTACGACCACATCCTCAGCACAGGCTGCGCACCGCCAGGGAAGAACATCTACTATAAGGTGGGgcccctgggggaggggccgCCCAGAGAGGGAGGTGTGGTACCGGGGTCCAGGTTCCATCGGTAGTTGCAGAGGCTAACGCAGCTAACCACCACCTGCAGAGTGACCTGACCAAGGACATCACAACATCAGTGCTGACGGTGAACAACAAGGCCCACATGGTGACCCTGGATTACACGGTGCAGGTGCCAGGGACTGGCCAGAGCGGTTCTCCTGACCTGAGGTACCCACCTGGCAaggcagggggggtggggggggtggggtgagggtgctGAGACCACCAGTCCTCATGGTTGGCCAGGGGCTCTGTTGCAGTAAGTTCCGGCTCTCCTACTACCCTCACTGTCTGGCATCCTTTACGGAGCTGCTTCAAACAGCCTTCGGGGGCAAGTGCCAACACAGCGTCCTGGGTGACTTCAAGCCTTACAAGACGGGCCAGGCCTACATTCCCTGCTACTTCATCCACGTGCTCAAGAAGACAGACTGAACAAGCCCTCAGCTCCCACAGCCCTCTGCCCAGGCGCTGCCAGGCTCTGTCTGGGGAGGAGGTACCAGCAGCCCCACACCAAGCCCAGCCCCCTCCAGCGCAGATCTTgcgggtgtggggaggggcagactGCAGCTGGGGGACAGGGATTTGGGTTCAGGCAGATGGAAGGCTGAACAATATAGTTCCTGCCGTTTTCAGGTTCTGTGTACCTTGTGTTTGTATCAGAAGGATCAGGCTCCTGCGGTGCCCGCCCTGCCCTCCCGAGTTTACTCCGCCACCGGCTTGCTCTTCTCCATGCCAACCTTTTAGACCACAACACCAGCAGGGGGCGGCATATGCTTTATTTTCAGCCACAGATGGGGCTCCCTCAGGACCTGATCCTTCCTCCTGAGCAGAGGGGCCTTAGTCCTGCAGCTGGCCTGGAGGGCGGACAGGTGGGAAGAGGATGCCTCCTGAGCTCTCTCGGGGCTCCTGATGCCACTCGGCACTCAAGGGAGTGCCTGGAGGTAGACAGAGTTCAGGTGGGTCGGTGGCACTGGCCTGAGAAAGAGCCTTTGCTCTCTCAGGTCTCTGTGGAGATACCTTTAGCCCCTGCAGGCAGGGTCCCGGGCTGCAGGAGGCTCCTAGCAGGCAGCAAACTTGCGCTGGATGCTCTTGTACCGGAGCAGCTCGTGCTCGCTCACCGAGGGCTGTAGCCGGGCTGCAGCCTGTAGCAGGTCCTCCGTGGTGAGCAGCAGTGCCGAGCTCCCGGGCTCCAGGCCTGGGGGTGACAAGGGGGGGAGGCCAGCTGGGGCACGGAGGCTGTGGTCTCTGCCCAAGCAGGGGAGCACCCTGGTAGGCACCTTCTTGCCCAGAGTCCCCCAGGGGTCAACAGTCCCTCCTCTGAAATCCAGAACCAGGCCTGGTGCCCACTAGGTCCTTGGCTgacctctggggctggtgagtggcTCACCTTCCTCCAGGTCCCGAACCCTGCGTTTGAGGGCAGCTGTCATGGCATCGGAGCATAGGGAGTAGAGGTCTGCGCCCGTCAGCTGGGGTGGGCAGTGGTCCAGCACGTCCACCAGGCTCACAGAGGGCTCGAGCCTGAATCTGTTGTGGGGATACAGGAAACAAAGAGACTTACCTGGCACCCCCTACTCTGTCAGAAGGCATCCCTGACCAGCTTACTGTGCACTCTGCACTTATCCCCTAACCATCCCGAGGCCCAAGCCCTGTGGGGGTCTCCCTCTAACAGGGCATACTTGCGCGTGATGGCGCTCAGAACACGCAGCTGGGAGGCGCGGTCCTCGCTCACTCCTACAAACACCAACTTGTCAAACCTTTAAGGAGACAGCTGGGCGTGAGTGCCAGGGTGCCTGGCATGAGGGTGGAGAGGCACCGGATGGGGGTCAAGGGACAGGCCCAAATGGGCCTGGCGGAGGTGAAAGGTACGGGGTGCACACCTGCCGGGCCTCAGAAGGGCAGGGTCCAGGAGGTCTGGTCTGTTGGTGGCTCCAATCACAAACACATCCTGAGTGCTGTGAAGCCCGTCCAGCTCGGCCAGGAGCTGAGACACCACcctgtgaaggaggaagtgaAGGTGAGAGAGTGCCTGGTCCATCCTCAGCCTCTGCCCTGCCTGTGGTGTTCCGTGCAGGCTGTCTCCACAGGGCCCCCTGCCCGGTTGTGCTCTGTGTACCCCTCCACACAGGCCCCCATCTCCTCAATGCCCCACACCCAATTCCACGGCCCCTTTTAGCTTCTGTTACACTATCGCAGAACCAGTAGGGCAGGAGCTCTTCGGCTCCGAAGACTAGTGCAACCTGTCTCACATCCCTCTGTCCTGGACCCCAGATTCCATTCTGGCTCAGACCCCCACCTGTCCATCACACCTCCAGAGTCTCCACTTCGCCCCCGGCTTGGGGCCAAGGAGTCCAGTTCATCAAAGAAGATGATGCATGGAGCTGCGGCCCTGGCCCTGGCAAACACTTAGGAGAGAGAAGGGCCCACAggacagggaagcccagggtaggTTTGAAGtcaggagatggggagggaaaCCCATGTTGACAACTCATCACTAGCACTTCAGGTAAGAGGCCCCACCCAGCAGGAACCTGACCTGGGGAGAGGAAGACTAGCAGTGACCGCGAGCAGCCTGAGGGTAGGGGCGGCTCAGGGGGCCAgaagccctgcccccaccccccactcaccTTGCCGTACATTCTCCTCGCTTTGGCCCACGTACATGTTGATCAGCTCGGGCCCCTTCACGctgagggaggggatgggagagggtgAGACTCCTCAGACGCAGAAAACACACAACACACCTCCTGCCCCCTGCCGCTGCCCCCAAtccacccaccctccctgccaggcCCCCTCGCCACCTGAGGAAGGTGAGGCTGCACTCAGTGGCCACTGCCTTGGCCAGGAGGGTCTTGCCCGTGCCAGGGGGCCCGTGGAGCAGAAGGCCGGAGCGCCTCAGGCCCAGGCTCGGCAGCTCAGGGTGCTCTAGAGGGAGCTGAATAGTCTCCAGAATCTCCTTCTTCACCTCCTGCAGCCCGCCCACATCGTGCCAGGACACCAGGGGGATCTAGGAGATGGAAAGGGCACAGTTGGACACGTGCTGGTGGAGGGAGCTCCGGTCCCACCTCCAAGGACCTGGAGTGTCTACCTTGGGGGCTCCGACGGCCTGGGAGTGAGCTGACTGCAGCTGCTCCAGCGCCTGCCCAAAGTCCTCAGCCAGGAGAGGAAAGCCAGCAGCACACAGCTCCCCCTCATCCTCCGCACTCAAGCCACCTGCCCAGCTGCAAAGGAAAATCCAGGGAGGCCTCTGGAGGACCGAACCTGAGGTCTCCTCCCCATAAGGGCCctcaccctcctcccttcctcaccAGCCCCTACCCACCCATACCGCCTCTTGCCGCCTTGCCCCTCCTGTGCCCAATTTCTTTACCCCAAGTTCTTGATCCTGGTGCAGGCTGCCCGGCTGCTGTGGGTCAAAAGGGCATAGAGATCCCCTACCACAAAGCCCTGGGGAACCACAGGAGAGGACACGTGAGCAGGTCACAGTAGGCAGGAACCCTTGCGGGGCTGGACccctggctggagcagaggccCATCACTGATGCCTCGGGTTTTCTACCCTCACTTGCACACTTGCATGGCAGCAGGACTGAGTACCCCCGGCAAAGAGTGCAGGGCGGCCCGTATCCTGCCTGGGTACTCACTGCACACCGCCGTGCCAGCTGCGCCAGGTTCACCTCTTGGCCCAGTGGGAGGTGGGCAGTGAGGGCCCGCAGGATGCTGAGCCGCTGCCCCTCTGACAGCACAGGCACCTCCAGCTCGTGAGGAAACGCTGTCTGCACATCCACAGGCAGGTCCTGGGCCCGGCTTGTGGTGGCCACGACCATCAGGGGAGGGCAGCTGCAGACAGGGAGTGGGCAGCACTCAGGGCAAGAAGGTGGCCGGCAGCCCCTGAGCACTGCCTCGTCCTGAGGCTGgtgcaggagggcagggaggagggtagGGCTGGGATGGGACAGGGAGATGGGCGCCCCAAAGCTTCCTGGATGGGGCATCCCCCCTACACAGGGCGCTCAGTGAGGGCAGAGGCTGTGCTTTAGTGTCCCCCAAGAAATACCAGGGACTGCATCCTCCTCCCTCTGGGTACCCCCATGCCCCTCAGCTCAGGGCTGCCTGGAGAGCAGCCAGATGGGCAGCAGACGTCTAAGAAGCCACTGAGGGGGTGGTGAAGAGAGGGCTGGACCCTACCCCCTTCCAGGCCCAGCGCTGGATGATACCTGGGGAGGGGGTCTTCATCCAGGAGGAGGCGACGCAGTGTGGCCACCACACGGGCATCCTCGCCTAACCCATCACGGTCCCGGCCCAGCAGGTCCACAGCTGTCAGCAACAGAACCACAGGCCGGCAGCGCCCGGCCCGGGAGAAAGTGGCCTGCAGTTTTGTCTCCACAGCCCCGCTACTGTCTGCACAGAGGCTGGAGCAGGGCACCTGGGGAGGGGGTCCCGATGGGCCTGTGAGCAAGGGAGCAGGGGTGACTGGGGCAGGAGAATGGAGGGAGGAGTCACTAGAAGGTACAGGCCATCTCTTTTtggagggcagggatgggggaggaaggTAACACTGGCCAAGTCCTAACTCTTCTTTACCCTAACCTCATTTCCTGGACTGTCCACCAAAACCTTGGAGCATCCTCCTTCTTGAAAGCATCTCTCAGTAGCTCAGCATCACGGGACTATGCCTGACCCACTGGCCCACTAGGCTGAGGTGGCAGGGTCAGGCTTGTAgccagggggagagggagaatctgggctggggaggagacGTGGTTGGGATCTACTCTCCAGGGACCCTCACCTTCAGTAAGTGGAGCCCGAGGCAGCTGCAGGCGGCAGCGACTGCAGTGGTCTTCCCACTGCCCGGGGGGCCCCGTAGAAGGACACTGCCTGTTCCTGTCAGCAGGGCACCCCTGCAACCAGAGAAGAGACGTTTGTTTCCTCCATTCTGCCCAAATGTGAGAGTCCCCAGTGACACAGGGCCCCTTGGATCCAGAAAGCAGACACTATCCTTGAAGCAaaccccctccccaaccctcGGGGCTGTCGCCACATGGTGAGGCCATATTTCCCACACCACCTTGGTACTCTGGCAGGGGCATGGAGCATATCCAGCAGCTGAGACTAATTCTCTTTTGTCATCAAGAAAGTCTTGGCTATTCTGTCTGGTTTGGATTGTACTGGGCGGAATTAGGGAGGCGTGTGTGGCTACACTTAGGCCACTGGTATGAGGACCTGTGTCTTTCAGGTACAGGATGGTGAAGG
The DNA window shown above is from Phocoena phocoena chromosome 10, mPhoPho1.1, whole genome shotgun sequence and carries:
- the PEX6 gene encoding peroxisome biogenesis factor 6 isoform X2, whose translation is MALAVLRVLEPFPTETPPLAVLLPPGGPWPAAGLGLVLALRPAGESPAGPALLVAALEGPGAGTEEQGPGPPQLLVSRALLRLLALGSGAWVRARPVRRPPALGWALLGTSSGPGLGPRVGPLLVRRGETLPVPGPRVLETRPALQGLLGPGTRLAVTELRGRAKLGPETEDSSRPPPPPVVSSFAASGTVRRLRGVLGGTGDALGRYLEGSSTPEDKGSCSVLPGPPFAKELHIEIVSSPHYSTNGTYDHVLYRHFQTPRAVQEGDVLCVPTVGQVEILEGSPEKLPRWREMFFKVKKTVGEAPDGPTRAYVADTTHTSLYLVGSTLSLVPRLPSGESTPWSSLSPPGLEGLVTELCAALKPRLQPGGALLTGTGSVLLRGPPGSGKTTAVAAACSCLGLHLLKVPCSSLCADSSGAVETKLQATFSRAGRCRPVVLLLTAVDLLGRDRDGLGEDARVVATLRRLLLDEDPLPSCPPLMVVATTSRAQDLPVDVQTAFPHELEVPVLSEGQRLSILRALTAHLPLGQEVNLAQLARRCAGFVVGDLYALLTHSSRAACTRIKNLGWAGGLSAEDEGELCAAGFPLLAEDFGQALEQLQSAHSQAVGAPKIPLVSWHDVGGLQEVKKEILETIQLPLEHPELPSLGLRRSGLLLHGPPGTGKTLLAKAVATECSLTFLSVKGPELINMYVGQSEENVRQVFARARAAAPCIIFFDELDSLAPSRGRSGDSGGVMDRVVSQLLAELDGLHSTQDVFVIGATNRPDLLDPALLRPGRFDKLVFVGVSEDRASQLRVLSAITRKFRLEPSVSLVDVLDHCPPQLTGADLYSLCSDAMTAALKRRVRDLEEGLEPGSSALLLTTEDLLQAAARLQPSVSEHELLRYKSIQRKFAAC
- the GNMT gene encoding glycine N-methyltransferase isoform X2; translation: MVDSVYRTRSLGVAAEGLPDQYADGEAARVWQLYIGDTRSRTDEYKAWLLGLLRQHGCQRVLDVACGTGVDSIMLVEEGFSVTSVDASDKMLKYALKERWNRRHEPAFDKWVIEEANWMTLDKDVPQPPRGGFDAVICLGNSFAHLPDCKGDQSEHRLALKNIASMVRSGGVLVIDHRNYDHILSTGCAPPGKNIYYKSDLTKDITTSVLTVNNKAHMVTLDYTVQVPGTGQSGSPDLSKFRLSYYPHCLASFTELLQTAFGGKCQHSVLGDFKPYKTGQAYIPCYFIHVLKKTD
- the PEX6 gene encoding peroxisome biogenesis factor 6 isoform X1, which encodes MALAVLRVLEPFPTETPPLAVLLPPGGPWPAAGLGLVLALRPAGESPAGPALLVAALEGPGAGTEEQGPGPPQLLVSRALLRLLALGSGAWVRARPVRRPPALGWALLGTSSGPGLGPRVGPLLVRRGETLPVPGPRVLETRPALQGLLGPGTRLAVTELRGRAKLGPETEDSSRPPPPPVVSSFAASGTVRRLRGVLGGTGDALGVSRSCLRSLSLFQGEWVWVTRAGESSNTSQPHLATVQVLEPRWDVCERLGPSSGQLGEPLADGLALVPATLAFNLGCDPLEVGELKIQRYLEGSSTPEDKGSCSVLPGPPFAKELHIEIVSSPHYSTNGTYDHVLYRHFQTPRAVQEGDVLCVPTVGQVEILEGSPEKLPRWREMFFKVKKTVGEAPDGPTRAYVADTTHTSLYLVGSTLSLVPRLPSGESTPWSSLSPPGLEGLVTELCAALKPRLQPGGALLTGTGSVLLRGPPGSGKTTAVAAACSCLGLHLLKVPCSSLCADSSGAVETKLQATFSRAGRCRPVVLLLTAVDLLGRDRDGLGEDARVVATLRRLLLDEDPLPSCPPLMVVATTSRAQDLPVDVQTAFPHELEVPVLSEGQRLSILRALTAHLPLGQEVNLAQLARRCAGFVVGDLYALLTHSSRAACTRIKNLGWAGGLSAEDEGELCAAGFPLLAEDFGQALEQLQSAHSQAVGAPKIPLVSWHDVGGLQEVKKEILETIQLPLEHPELPSLGLRRSGLLLHGPPGTGKTLLAKAVATECSLTFLSVKGPELINMYVGQSEENVRQVFARARAAAPCIIFFDELDSLAPSRGRSGDSGGVMDRVVSQLLAELDGLHSTQDVFVIGATNRPDLLDPALLRPGRFDKLVFVGVSEDRASQLRVLSAITRKFRLEPSVSLVDVLDHCPPQLTGADLYSLCSDAMTAALKRRVRDLEEGLEPGSSALLLTTEDLLQAAARLQPSVSEHELLRYKSIQRKFAAC
- the GNMT gene encoding glycine N-methyltransferase isoform X1, with translation MVDSVYRTRSLGVAAEGLPDQYADGEAARVWQLYIGDTRSRTDEYKAWLLGLLRQHGCQRVLDVACGTGVDSIMLVEEGFSVTSVDASDKMLKYALKERWNRRHEPAFDKWVIEEANWMTLDKDVPQPPRGGFDAVICLGNSFAHLPDCKGGVLVIDHRNYDHILSTGCAPPGKNIYYKSDLTKDITTSVLTVNNKAHMVTLDYTVQVPGTGQSGSPDLSKFRLSYYPHCLASFTELLQTAFGGKCQHSVLGDFKPYKTGQAYIPCYFIHVLKKTD